ATCGCCGCGGCGATCTGCTCGCCGCGCAGGGCAAGAATGACGAGGCGAAAGCAGCGTACACGCTCGCGCTCGACGCGCTGCCGAAGGACGATGCATCCGCGCGCCAACTCGTGCAGTTCAAGCTGGACGCGCTCGGCGGCTGAGCGCCCACGCTTTCGTTTTACAACTTAACTTTGCTTCGCTATCGATGAATCTGCTGAAACGTTACGCTGCACCCGTTGCCTGCGCGGCGGCCGTCCTGGTTCTCGCGGCCTGTTCGTCAACGAAGGACGCGCGCCGCGTGCCGACGCCGCTCACCGAGTTCAAACCCGTGCTCGACGTGCAGCAAGTGTGGAAGGCGAGCGTCGGCAAGGGCGGCCGCTACTCGTTCTCGCCCGTCGCGGTGGGCGACGCCGTGTATGTCGCCGGCGCGAACGGTTCGGTCGAGAAGATCGACGCGAAGACGGGCCAGGAAGTCTGGCGCACGAAGATCGGCTCCGATCTGTCGGCGGGCGTCGGCAGCGACGGCAACCTGACCGCGGTCGGCGCGCTGAAGGGCGGCGTGTTCGTACTCGGCCCGGACGGCAAGCAGCTGTGGAAGACCGCGGTGCAAGGCGAGATTTTCTCGCCGCCGCTCGTCGGCAACGGCCTCGTGATCGTGCGCACGATTGACGGCCGGGTGATCGCGTTCGCCGCGCAGACGGGCGAGCAGAAGTGGACTTACCGCAACCGCGCGGTGCCGCTCAATCTGCGCGTGTCGGCCGGCATGACGTTCGCGGGCGACGCCGCGGTGCTCGCGGGCTTCCCGGGCGGCGGCCTCGTCGCGCTGAACCTGCAGACGGGCGAGCCGTTCTGGCAGACGCCCGTGTCGTTCCCGAAGGGCGTGACCGAAGTCGAGCGGATCAACGACGTAACGGGCGCGCCGACGCTCGTCGGCGCCGAGACGTGCGCAGTGACGTTCCAGGGCCAGCTCGGCTGCTTCGATGCGAACTCGGGCCGTCCGCTGTGGGAGAAAGCGTTTTCTAGCCGCAGCGGCGTCGCACAGGACGATGCGGTTGTCGTGGGCGGCGACGACTGGTCGGTCGTGTCGGCTTACGACGTCGCGACGGGCAAGGAGCTTTGGCGCAACGACAAGCTGAAGAGCCGCGACGTCGGCGTGCCGTACCTGCTCGGCCGCGCGGTCGTGCTCGGCGATTACAAGGGCTTCGTGCACTTCCTGTCGCGCGACGATGGCGCGTTCGTCGCCCGGATGAAGACGGACGGCAGCGCGATCGCCGCGGCGCCCGTGCTCGCCGGCAACACGCTCGTCGTGCTGACGCAGGACGGCGGCGTGTACGGTTTCCGTCCGCGCTAAGCGCGCGGCGTTTTCGCGCGGCCGTGCGCTTCGCCGGCCGCGCGTCGCATTTTTTGCGCGTGCGCTTGGCGTCGGCCGGGCGGGCGCGGTCCGGCGGCTCGGCATTGCCCGATCGGCGGGCAGCCGGGAGCGAATCAAAAAAATGAGCGGCGCGACACGTATGCCGCCGCCTGCGCGCCGACGAGGCGCGAATTCGTGCTAATTTCCATCAAGCGCAGCCGCCTGCGGCATGCGGGCTCACCGCCGCTGCGTTTCACGTAGACGACATCATCAGATGAAACCGGTCATTGCCCTCGTTGGGCGCCCCAATGTGGGGAAATCCACGCTGTTCAACCGGCTCACGCGTTCGCGCGATGCGCTGGTCGCCGATCTGCCCGGCCTCACGCGCGATCGCCATTACGGCGAGGGGCGGGTCGGCGCGCGGCCATACCTCGTCGTCGACACGGGCGGCTTCGAGCCCGTCGCGAAAGACGGCATCCTGCACGAGATGGCGCGGCAGACGCGTCAGGCGGTCGAGGAAGCGGATGTCGTCGTGTTCATCGTCGACGGCCGCAACGGCCTCGCGCCGCAGGACAAGTCGATTGCCGATTACCTGCGCAAGACCGGCCGGCCGATCTTCCTCGTCGTCAACAAGGCCGAGGGGATGAAATACACGGCGGTCGCGTCGGATTTCTACGAGCTCGGCCTCGGTGACCCGCGCGCGATCTCGGCCGCGCACGGCGACGGCGTGACCGACATGATCAACGAGGCGCTCGAAGTCGCGTACGCGGGCCAGCCTGAGGAGAGCGAGGAAGACGCCGCCGCGCGCGGCATCAAGATCGCGATCGTCGGCCGGCCGAACGTCGGCAAGTCGACGCTCGTCAACACGCTGATCGGCGAAGACCGCGTGATCGCATTCGACATGCCGGGCACGACGCGCGATTCGATCTACGTCGATTTCGAGCGCAACGGCAAGCAGTACACGCTGATCGACACGGCGGGCCTGCGCCGTCGCGGCAAGGTGTTCGAGGCGATCGAGAAGTTCTCGGTCGTGAAGACGCTGCAGTCGATCTCCGACGCGAACGTCGTCATTCTGCTGCTCGATGCGCAGCAGGACATCTCCGATCAGGACGCGCACATCGCGGGCTTCGTCGTCGAGCAGGGGCGCGCGCTCGTGGTCGGCGTGAACAAGTGGGACGGCCTCGACCCGCACGTGCGCGAGCGCACGAAGGCGGATCTCGCGCGCAAGCTGAAATTCCTCGAGTTCGCGAAGTTCCACTTCATTTCCGCAGCGGAGAAGACGGGCATCGGAGCGCTGATGCGCTCGGTGGACGACGCTTACGCTGCCGCGATGAAGAAGCTGCCGACGCCGAAGCTCACGCGCGCGCTGATCGACGCGGTCGAGTTCCAGCAGCCGCGCCGCCGCGGCCCCGTGCGGCCGAAGCTGCGCTATGCGCACCAGGGCGGACAGAACCCGCCCATCATCGTGATCCACGGCAACGCGCTCGACGCCGTGACGGAAACGTACAAGCGCTATCTGGAGAACCGCTTCCGAGAAACTTTCTCGCTGACTGGCACTCCATTGCGCATAGAGTTCCGCTCGTCGACGAACCCTTACGCCGATAAGGACTGAGCGGCGAGCGCCGCGTCGGCCGGACGGCGGAGCCGGGCGGGGTGGACAAAATCGGCTATAGTGTAGCGATTGGCGGCGGATCTCTTTTTCTTCGCCCCAATCTAGATCAACCTGCAAAAAAGATGGAGTACGCCATGAGCAACAAAGGGCAATTGTTACAAGACCCGTTTTTGAACGCACTGCGTAAAGAGCACGTGCCGGTTTCGATCTATCTCGTGAACGGCATCAAGCTCCAAGGGAACATCGAATCGTTCGACCAGTACGTCGTGTTGCTCCGGAACACGGTTACCCAGATGGTTTACAAGCACGCCATTTCGACGGTCGTGCCGGCGCGTCCGGTGAACTTCCACCCGGATGCGGAAGCAGCGTCCTAACCCATTGCCGCGGCTGGCACGCGTCGCCGTCGGCAGCCGATGCCAGCCGCCTTATCTTGACGTCCGATAATTTGATCAACGCAGCGTTAGTCGGCATCGATTTCGGCAAGACCGATTTCGAAGCCAGTCTCGAAGAACTCAGCCTGCTCGCCTCCAGCGCGGGCGCCCATCCCGCCGTCACGCTGACGGGCCGCCGCTCCAGTCCCGACGCCGCACTGTTCGTCGGCAGCGGCAAAGCCGAGGAACTGCGGCTTGCCTGTGAAGCGAACGACGTCGAAATCGTCATCTTCAATCACGCGCTCGCGCCCGCCCAGCAACGCAATCTGGAGCGGGTGCTTAATCGGCGTGTCGTCGATCGCACGAGCCTGATTCTCGACATCTTCGCGCAACGCGCGCGCAGCCACGAAGGCAAGCTGCAGGTCGAGCTCGCGCAGCTGCAATACCTCGCGACCCGCCTGATTCGGGCCTGGACTCACCTCGAACGGCAAAAGGGCGGTATCGGCCTGCGCGGCCCCGGCGAAACGCAGCTCGAAACCGATCGCCGGCTGATCGGCGAGCGCATCAAGATGCTGAAGTCGCGGCTCGACAAGCTGCGCCGCCAGCATCACACGCAGCGCCGGCAGCGCGCACGCAGCGGCACGATGTCGGTGTCGCTCGTCGGCTACACGAACGCGGGCAAATCGACGCTCTTCAATGCGCTGACGAAAGCGCAGGCGTACGCGGCCGACCAGTTGTTCGCGACGCTCGACACGACGTCGCGACGCGTGTATCTCGGCGACGAGGTCGGGCAGATCGTCGTGTCCGATACCGTCGGCTTCATTCGCGAGCTGCCGCACCAACTCGTCGCGGCGTTTCGCGCGACGCTCGAGGAGACGATCCACGCGGATCTGCTGCTGCACGTCGTCGACGCGTCGAGCGCGGTGCGGCTCGAGCAAATCGAGCAGGTCAACGATGTGCTGCGCGAAATCGGGGCGGACTCGATCCGTCAAATTCTCGTGTTCAACAAGATCGATGCGGTGCCCGAGCTCGCGGCCCGAGGCGGCGCGGTCGAGCGGGACGAGTATGGTAATATTTCGCGCGTCTTTTTGAGCGCGCGCACGGGCCAGGGTCTGGATTCGCTGCGTGCCGCCATCGCCGAAATCGCTACCGCGGAACATCTTGTCGGCGCCGGGCCGCTTGTCGACGCGCCGGCGCAACCACACGAAGACCACCCGGTTTCCGAACACGGGCGCTGACGGCTGCGGCCGATCAAGTTGCTCCAATCTGGTGAACAAACACAGGTGAACGACTACAACGAGCGGAGTACCTGGCGGCGAATGCGCGCCTTGCTGTCGATCAACGATCCCCGCTGGGGACGCGGCGGCAACGGCGACAAGCCGCGCGCGAACGAATCGAAGCGCCCGAACGGCCGCGACGACGGCCCCCCGGATCTCGACGAAATGTGGCGGAACTTCAACCGCCGCCTGAGCGGCTGGTTCGGCGGCAAGGGCGGCGGCAACAATGGCTTTCGTCCCGACAACGGACGTGCCGCGCGCGTCGGCGTCGGCATTGTCGCGGGCGTGCTGATCGCAATCTACCTCGGCAGCGGCATCTTCATCGTCCAGGACGGCCAGACGGGCGTCGTGCTGCGCTTCGGCGAATACAAGGGCTCGGTCGGCGACGGCGTTCACTGGCGTCTGCCGTATCCGTTCGAATCGCACGAGATCGTTGACACCGCGCAGGTGCGCTCGATCGAGATCGGCCGCAACAACGTCGTGCGGCTCGCGAACGTGAAGGACGCGTCGATGCTCACGCGCGACGCCGACATCGTCGACGTGCGTTTCGCCGTTCAATATCGGATCGGGTCCCCGACCGATTACCTGTTCCGTGCGGTCGACCCCGAGCGCAGCGTGTCGCAGGCCGCGCAGGCGGCGGTGCGTGAGATCGTCGGCGCAAAGCGCGCGGACGACGTGCTCGCGCAGGATCGCGACGCGTTGCGCGACGCGCTCGCGAAGACGATCCAGCGCGACCTCGACCGCTATCGCACGGGCCTCGTCGTGACCGGCGTGACCGTGCAGAGCGTCGCGCCGCCCGAGCAGGTGCAGGCCGCCGTCGACGACATCGCGAAGGCGCGCCAGGACAGCGAGGCCGCGAAGAACGCCGCGCAGGCGTATGCGAGCGAATTGCTGCCGCGGGCGCAGGGCGACGCGGCGAAGATGGTCGACGACGCGAAGTCGTACGCCGAGCGCGTCGTCGCGCGGGCCGAGGGCGACGCGGAGCGTTTCAAGCAGGTCTACGCTCAATACTCGAAAGCGCCTGCGGTGATCCGCGAGCGGATGTACCTCGAGACGATGCAGGAGATCTATTCGAACACGACGAAGGTGTACGTCGGCAACAAGGCGGGCAACAGCGTGCTGTATCTGCCGCTCGACAAGATCGTCGAGACGGGCCGCCAGCGTGCGGCCGACGCGGCGAGCGCCGCCGCCGCGACGCCCGCGAGCGGCGCGCAGGCGCAAACGTCCGCCCCCGCGTTTGCCGCGCCGGCATCGGCCGCGGCTGCCGCGAGCATGCCGCGTGCGGCGGCGCCTGCCGCCGCGAGCCCGGCGTCCGGCAGCGATTCGCTGCGCTCGCGCGAGGCGTTTCGCAGCCGTTCGCGCACCGACGATCTGCAGTAACGAGGAGCGCATCACATGAACCGAATCATCGCGCTCGTCGTAGCGATCGTCATCGTCGTGCTGGCGGCCTCGTCGACGGTGCTCGTCGTCGATCCGCGCCACACGGCCGTGCTGTCTTCCCGCGACGGCGCCGCGCCGAAGCTCGCCGGCCCCGGCCTGCATTTCAAGTTGCCGCAGCCGCTGCAGACGGCGACGCTCGTCGACGTCCGCGTGCAGACGCTCGACTCCGCCGATCCGCTGAGCCTCGCGACCCAGGACAAGAGCGACGTGCTCGTGAGTCCCGTCGTCAAGTACCGGATCACCGACGTGCTCAAGTACTACAGGGAGACGGGCGGTGCGCCGCGCAACGAGGCTGAACGCCTGTCGGCGGCGGTCAGGGGCGCGCTCGGCGCCGCGTTTGCGAAGCGCGATCTCGACGACGCGCTCGGCAGCCAGCGCGCGATCGCCGACGACGCGAAGCTCGCGCTGCAGGCCGGCGCAACGTCGCTCGGCATCGACATCGTCGACGTGCAACTGGCGCGCGTCGACTTGCCCGCCGCGCAGGCGGACGGCGCGTATCAGCGGATGACGGCCGAGTTGCAGCGCGCGGCCGAGCGCGAGCGCGCGGAAGGCGCGGCGCAGGCGGAAGAGATCAAGGCGGACGCGGCACGGCAGCAGCAGACGATCCTCGCGGAGGGTTACAAGTCCGCGCAGTCGATCAAGGGCGAGGGCGACGCGAAGGCCGCGTCGATCGCCGCCGACGCGTTCGGCCGCGATCCGCAGTTCTATCAGTTCTACGCGAGCCTGCAGGCGTATCGGAACAGCTTCAAGCCGAACGACGTGATCGTCGTCGATCCGGACAGCGAGTTCTTCCGCTTCATGCGCGGCCCGACGGGCGGCGCCGCAGCGCCGGCTGCCGCTGCCCGTAACCGTTGATGTGCAAGGGGCGTCGTCGTCTGCATGGATCTCGCTGGCTCGTTACTGCTCGCTCTCGCGCTGATGCTCATCATCGAGGGCGCCTTTCCGTTCGTGTTTCCGAGCGCGTGGCGCGACACGTTCCGTAGAATAGCGGAGCGGCCCCCGCACCATATCCGGATCGGCGGGTTCATCGTGATGGCGCTCGGGCTTGCGTTGCTTCTGCTCGTCACCTGATCCAGCCGCTCGCGCCCGTTCGGCGCCGCCCGGCCATCCGCCGGGGCGCCGGGCGCCGAGCCGATTCCAATCCGCGGCGCGCGTCGCGCACGCCGCGTTTCCTGTCGTAGGACCGCAACGATGTCGACCTGGTTACTTCCCGAGAATATTGCCGACGTGCTGCCGTCGGAGGCGCGCAAGATCGAGGAGCTGCGCCGCAGGCTGCTCGACCGCTTTCGTTCGTACGGCTACGAAATGGTCATGCCGCCGCTGCTCGAGTATCTGGAGTCGTTGCTGACGAGCGGCGGCAACGAGCTGCGCCTGCGCACGTTCAAGCTCGTCGATCA
Above is a window of Burkholderia thailandensis E264 DNA encoding:
- the bamB gene encoding outer membrane protein assembly factor BamB; this encodes MNLLKRYAAPVACAAAVLVLAACSSTKDARRVPTPLTEFKPVLDVQQVWKASVGKGGRYSFSPVAVGDAVYVAGANGSVEKIDAKTGQEVWRTKIGSDLSAGVGSDGNLTAVGALKGGVFVLGPDGKQLWKTAVQGEIFSPPLVGNGLVIVRTIDGRVIAFAAQTGEQKWTYRNRAVPLNLRVSAGMTFAGDAAVLAGFPGGGLVALNLQTGEPFWQTPVSFPKGVTEVERINDVTGAPTLVGAETCAVTFQGQLGCFDANSGRPLWEKAFSSRSGVAQDDAVVVGGDDWSVVSAYDVATGKELWRNDKLKSRDVGVPYLLGRAVVLGDYKGFVHFLSRDDGAFVARMKTDGSAIAAAPVLAGNTLVVLTQDGGVYGFRPR
- the der gene encoding ribosome biogenesis GTPase Der codes for the protein MKPVIALVGRPNVGKSTLFNRLTRSRDALVADLPGLTRDRHYGEGRVGARPYLVVDTGGFEPVAKDGILHEMARQTRQAVEEADVVVFIVDGRNGLAPQDKSIADYLRKTGRPIFLVVNKAEGMKYTAVASDFYELGLGDPRAISAAHGDGVTDMINEALEVAYAGQPEESEEDAAARGIKIAIVGRPNVGKSTLVNTLIGEDRVIAFDMPGTTRDSIYVDFERNGKQYTLIDTAGLRRRGKVFEAIEKFSVVKTLQSISDANVVILLLDAQQDISDQDAHIAGFVVEQGRALVVGVNKWDGLDPHVRERTKADLARKLKFLEFAKFHFISAAEKTGIGALMRSVDDAYAAAMKKLPTPKLTRALIDAVEFQQPRRRGPVRPKLRYAHQGGQNPPIIVIHGNALDAVTETYKRYLENRFRETFSLTGTPLRIEFRSSTNPYADKD
- the hfq gene encoding RNA chaperone Hfq yields the protein MSNKGQLLQDPFLNALRKEHVPVSIYLVNGIKLQGNIESFDQYVVLLRNTVTQMVYKHAISTVVPARPVNFHPDAEAAS
- the hflX gene encoding GTPase HflX; the protein is MINAALVGIDFGKTDFEASLEELSLLASSAGAHPAVTLTGRRSSPDAALFVGSGKAEELRLACEANDVEIVIFNHALAPAQQRNLERVLNRRVVDRTSLILDIFAQRARSHEGKLQVELAQLQYLATRLIRAWTHLERQKGGIGLRGPGETQLETDRRLIGERIKMLKSRLDKLRRQHHTQRRQRARSGTMSVSLVGYTNAGKSTLFNALTKAQAYAADQLFATLDTTSRRVYLGDEVGQIVVSDTVGFIRELPHQLVAAFRATLEETIHADLLLHVVDASSAVRLEQIEQVNDVLREIGADSIRQILVFNKIDAVPELAARGGAVERDEYGNISRVFLSARTGQGLDSLRAAIAEIATAEHLVGAGPLVDAPAQPHEDHPVSEHGR
- the hflK gene encoding FtsH protease activity modulator HflK; this translates as MRALLSINDPRWGRGGNGDKPRANESKRPNGRDDGPPDLDEMWRNFNRRLSGWFGGKGGGNNGFRPDNGRAARVGVGIVAGVLIAIYLGSGIFIVQDGQTGVVLRFGEYKGSVGDGVHWRLPYPFESHEIVDTAQVRSIEIGRNNVVRLANVKDASMLTRDADIVDVRFAVQYRIGSPTDYLFRAVDPERSVSQAAQAAVREIVGAKRADDVLAQDRDALRDALAKTIQRDLDRYRTGLVVTGVTVQSVAPPEQVQAAVDDIAKARQDSEAAKNAAQAYASELLPRAQGDAAKMVDDAKSYAERVVARAEGDAERFKQVYAQYSKAPAVIRERMYLETMQEIYSNTTKVYVGNKAGNSVLYLPLDKIVETGRQRAADAASAAAATPASGAQAQTSAPAFAAPASAAAAASMPRAAAPAAASPASGSDSLRSREAFRSRSRTDDLQ
- the hflC gene encoding protease modulator HflC; this encodes MNRIIALVVAIVIVVLAASSTVLVVDPRHTAVLSSRDGAAPKLAGPGLHFKLPQPLQTATLVDVRVQTLDSADPLSLATQDKSDVLVSPVVKYRITDVLKYYRETGGAPRNEAERLSAAVRGALGAAFAKRDLDDALGSQRAIADDAKLALQAGATSLGIDIVDVQLARVDLPAAQADGAYQRMTAELQRAAERERAEGAAQAEEIKADAARQQQTILAEGYKSAQSIKGEGDAKAASIAADAFGRDPQFYQFYASLQAYRNSFKPNDVIVVDPDSEFFRFMRGPTGGAAAPAAAARNR
- a CDS encoding DUF2065 domain-containing protein, with the translated sequence MDLAGSLLLALALMLIIEGAFPFVFPSAWRDTFRRIAERPPHHIRIGGFIVMALGLALLLLVT